A window from Pseudomonas kribbensis encodes these proteins:
- a CDS encoding D-alanine--D-alanine ligase — protein MTAAYANLFSTIAPKDFGRVAVLFGGLSAEREVSLKSGNAVLSALQSAGVDAFGIDVGADILQRLLSEKIDRAFIILHGRGGEDGSMQGLLEVAGIPYTGSGILASALAMDKLRTKQVWHTLGIPTPRHAVLCSEADCISAATELGFPLIVKPAHEGSSIGMAKVSSASELIDAWKAASTYDSQVLVEQWIHGPEFTIATLRDQVLPPIALGTPHTFYDYDAKYIANDTQYRIPCGLDAAKEKELMDLTARACEALGIAGWGRADVMQDADGKFWFLEVNTAPGMTDHSLVPMAAKAAGLDFQQLVLAILAASVDADGHKEARG, from the coding sequence ATGACTGCTGCCTACGCCAACCTGTTCTCCACCATTGCCCCGAAAGACTTCGGCCGTGTCGCCGTGCTGTTCGGTGGCCTGAGTGCCGAACGTGAAGTCTCGCTGAAGTCCGGCAACGCCGTGCTCTCTGCGCTGCAAAGCGCCGGTGTGGACGCGTTCGGGATCGATGTCGGCGCCGATATTCTGCAGCGACTGCTGAGCGAGAAGATCGACCGTGCGTTCATCATCCTCCACGGTCGTGGCGGTGAAGACGGCAGCATGCAGGGCCTGCTCGAAGTGGCCGGCATTCCCTACACCGGCAGCGGCATCCTCGCGTCGGCGCTGGCGATGGACAAACTGCGCACCAAGCAGGTCTGGCACACGCTCGGGATTCCGACGCCGCGTCACGCCGTGCTGTGCAGCGAGGCCGATTGTATTTCCGCAGCGACGGAACTGGGCTTCCCTTTGATCGTCAAACCGGCGCATGAAGGTTCAAGTATCGGGATGGCCAAAGTGAGTTCTGCGTCCGAGTTGATCGACGCATGGAAAGCGGCCAGTACCTACGATTCGCAAGTGTTGGTCGAGCAATGGATCCATGGTCCGGAGTTCACCATCGCCACCCTGCGTGACCAGGTGTTGCCTCCTATCGCCCTGGGTACGCCACACACGTTCTACGACTACGACGCCAAGTACATCGCCAACGATACCCAGTATCGGATTCCGTGCGGGCTCGATGCCGCCAAGGAAAAAGAACTCATGGACCTCACGGCGCGAGCCTGCGAGGCGCTGGGTATCGCCGGTTGGGGCCGGGCGGACGTGATGCAGGACGCCGACGGCAAATTCTGGTTCCTGGAAGTCAACACGGCTCCCGGCATGACCGACCACAGCCTGGTACCGATGGCGGCGAAAGCGGCCGGTCTGGATTTCCAGCAACTGGTCCTGGCCATCCTGGCCGCCAGTGTCGATGCCGATGGCCATAAAGAGGCGCGAGGTTAA
- the ftsZ gene encoding cell division protein FtsZ, which yields MFELVDNIPASPVIKVIGVGGGGGNAVNHMVKSNIEGVEFICANTDAQALKNIGARTILQLGTGVTKGLGAGANPEVGRQAALEDRERIAEVLAGTNMVFITTGMGGGTGTGAAPIIAEVAKEMGILTVAVVTRPFPFEGRKRMQIADEGIRMLSESVDSLITIPNEKLLTILGKDASLLSAFAKADDVLAGAVRGISDIIKRPGMINVDFADVRTVMSEMGMAMMGTGCASGPNRAREATEAAIRNPLLEDVNLQGARGILVNITAGPDLSLGEYSDVGSIIEAFASEHAMVKVGTVIDPDMRDELHVTVVATGLGAKIEKPVKVIDNTVHTTMASAPVQQQAPARQEQPAVNYRDLDRPTVMRNQAQAGAATAAKMNPQDDLDYLDIPAFLRRQAD from the coding sequence ATGTTCGAACTCGTAGACAACATCCCCGCAAGCCCGGTAATCAAAGTTATCGGTGTTGGCGGTGGCGGCGGCAACGCTGTCAACCACATGGTCAAGAGCAACATCGAAGGCGTCGAATTCATCTGCGCCAACACCGATGCTCAAGCGCTGAAAAACATCGGCGCGCGTACCATCCTGCAACTGGGCACCGGCGTGACCAAAGGCCTGGGCGCCGGCGCCAACCCGGAAGTCGGCCGTCAGGCTGCGCTGGAAGATCGCGAGCGCATCGCTGAAGTCCTGGCCGGCACCAACATGGTGTTCATCACCACCGGCATGGGCGGCGGTACCGGTACCGGTGCAGCGCCGATCATCGCCGAAGTGGCCAAGGAAATGGGCATCCTGACCGTTGCGGTCGTGACCCGTCCGTTCCCGTTCGAAGGCCGCAAGCGTATGCAGATCGCCGACGAAGGCATCCGCATGCTCTCCGAAAGCGTTGACTCGCTGATCACCATTCCCAACGAGAAGCTGCTGACCATCCTCGGTAAAGACGCAAGCCTCTTGTCGGCTTTCGCCAAGGCCGACGATGTACTGGCCGGTGCCGTTCGCGGTATCTCCGACATCATCAAGCGTCCGGGCATGATCAACGTCGACTTCGCCGACGTACGCACCGTAATGAGCGAAATGGGCATGGCGATGATGGGCACTGGCTGCGCCAGCGGTCCGAACCGTGCACGTGAAGCCACCGAAGCGGCCATCCGCAACCCGCTGCTGGAAGACGTGAACCTGCAAGGCGCACGCGGCATCCTGGTGAACATCACCGCCGGTCCTGACCTGTCCCTGGGTGAGTACTCCGACGTGGGTTCGATCATCGAAGCCTTCGCTTCCGAGCACGCGATGGTCAAGGTCGGTACCGTTATCGATCCGGACATGCGCGACGAGCTGCACGTGACCGTGGTTGCCACCGGTCTGGGCGCGAAAATCGAGAAGCCTGTGAAGGTCATCGACAACACCGTTCACACCACCATGGCTTCGGCTCCGGTGCAGCAACAGGCTCCTGCGCGTCAGGAACAACCTGCTGTGAACTACCGTGACCTGGACCGTCCGACCGTCATGCGCAACCAGGCTCAGGCCGGTGCTGCGACTGCCGCGAAGATGAATCCGCAAGATGACCTGGACTACCTGGACATCCCGGCTTTCCTGCGTCGTCAGGCTGATTGA
- the ftsA gene encoding cell division protein FtsA, with amino-acid sequence MANVQSGKMIVGLDIGTSKVVALVGEVADDGTLDIVGIGTHPSRGLKKGVVVNIESTVQSIQRAIEEAQLMAGCRIHSAFVGVAGNHIRSLNSHGIVAIRDREVSSADLERVLDAAQAVAIPADQRVLHTLPQDYVIDNQEGVREPLGMSGVRLEAKVHVVTCAVNAAQNIEKCVRRCGLEIDDIILEQLASAYSVLTDDEKELGVCLVDIGGGTTDIAIFTEGAIRHTAVIPIAGDQVTNDIAMALRTPTQYAEEIKIRYACALAKLAGAGETIKVPSVGDRPPRELSRQALAEVVEPRYDELFTLIQAELRRSGYEDLIPAGIVLTGGTSKMEGATELAEEIFHMPVRLGVPHGVKGLDDVVRNPIYSTGVGLLMYGLQKQSDGISFSGIGSRDSYSNDEPQAPLLDRLKKWVQGNF; translated from the coding sequence ATGGCAAACGTGCAAAGCGGCAAAATGATCGTCGGTCTCGATATCGGCACCTCCAAGGTGGTGGCGCTGGTCGGCGAGGTTGCGGACGACGGCACGCTCGATATCGTCGGGATCGGCACCCATCCGTCCCGCGGCCTGAAGAAAGGCGTGGTGGTGAACATCGAGTCCACCGTGCAATCGATCCAGCGCGCGATCGAAGAAGCCCAGTTGATGGCGGGCTGCCGCATTCACTCGGCGTTCGTCGGCGTGGCGGGCAATCACATCCGCAGCCTGAACTCCCACGGCATCGTGGCGATCCGCGACCGCGAAGTCAGCTCCGCTGACCTGGAACGCGTACTCGACGCCGCCCAGGCCGTGGCGATCCCGGCTGACCAGCGCGTGCTGCACACCTTGCCGCAGGACTACGTGATCGATAACCAGGAAGGCGTGCGCGAGCCGCTGGGCATGTCCGGCGTGCGTCTGGAAGCCAAGGTCCACGTGGTCACCTGCGCCGTCAACGCCGCACAGAACATTGAAAAATGCGTGCGTCGCTGCGGTCTGGAAATCGACGACATCATTCTCGAGCAACTGGCTTCGGCCTACTCGGTCCTGACCGACGACGAAAAAGAACTGGGCGTGTGCCTGGTCGACATCGGCGGCGGCACCACCGACATCGCGATCTTCACCGAAGGCGCGATCCGTCACACGGCCGTGATCCCGATTGCCGGCGATCAGGTGACCAACGACATCGCCATGGCGTTGCGCACCCCGACCCAGTACGCCGAAGAGATCAAGATCCGCTACGCCTGCGCCCTGGCCAAACTGGCCGGTGCCGGCGAGACCATCAAGGTGCCGAGCGTCGGCGACCGTCCGCCACGCGAACTGTCCCGTCAGGCCCTGGCCGAAGTGGTCGAGCCACGTTACGACGAGCTGTTCACCCTGATCCAGGCAGAACTGCGTCGCAGCGGCTACGAAGACCTGATCCCGGCCGGCATCGTGCTGACCGGCGGTACGTCGAAGATGGAAGGCGCCACCGAACTGGCCGAGGAAATCTTCCACATGCCGGTACGCCTCGGTGTACCGCATGGCGTGAAGGGCCTGGACGACGTGGTGCGCAACCCGATCTATTCCACTGGCGTGGGCTTGTTGATGTACGGCCTGCAGAAGCAGTCCGACGGGATCTCGTTCTCGGGCATCGGCAGCCGCGACAGCTACAGCAACGATGAGCCTCAGGCGCCGTTGCTGGACCGTTTGAAGAAGTGGGTTCAAGGCAACTTCTAA
- a CDS encoding cell division protein FtsQ/DivIB: MQGAQLRHQPPAPGRKPVPRGASRMVAKEPMSARLPKANFGFLKSLFWPVLLVALGFGTYEGAQRLLPYADRPITKIAVQGDLSYISQQAVQQRIAPYVASSFFTIDLASMRSELEQMPWIAHAEVRRVWPDQVVIRLEEQLPVARWGDESLLNNQGQAFTPKELANYEHLPQLFGPQRAQQQVMQQYQVLSQMLRPLGFSIARLELRERGSWFLTTGAGSSGPGIELLLGRGNLVEKMRRFIAIYDKTLKDQITNIARIDLRYANGLAVGWREPVAPTTAQPAVAKN; encoded by the coding sequence ATGCAAGGCGCACAGCTCAGACATCAGCCACCCGCTCCCGGCCGCAAGCCGGTGCCTCGGGGTGCCAGCCGAATGGTGGCCAAAGAGCCGATGTCCGCGCGCCTGCCGAAAGCCAATTTCGGCTTTCTGAAAAGCCTGTTCTGGCCGGTGCTGCTGGTGGCGCTCGGGTTTGGTACCTACGAAGGTGCGCAGCGTCTGTTGCCATACGCCGACCGGCCGATCACCAAGATCGCCGTGCAGGGCGACCTGAGCTACATCAGTCAGCAGGCGGTGCAGCAGCGAATCGCCCCGTACGTGGCGTCGAGCTTCTTCACCATCGACCTGGCCAGCATGCGCTCGGAACTGGAGCAGATGCCGTGGATCGCCCACGCCGAAGTCCGTCGCGTGTGGCCGGATCAGGTGGTGATCCGCCTCGAAGAGCAACTGCCCGTGGCCCGTTGGGGCGACGAGTCGCTGCTCAACAACCAGGGCCAGGCGTTCACGCCCAAGGAACTGGCGAACTACGAACACCTGCCACAGCTGTTCGGTCCGCAGCGGGCCCAGCAGCAAGTGATGCAGCAATACCAGGTACTGAGCCAGATGCTCCGGCCGTTGGGCTTCTCGATCGCGCGCCTGGAACTGCGTGAACGTGGCAGCTGGTTCCTGACCACCGGTGCCGGCAGTTCCGGCCCCGGCATCGAGTTGCTGCTGGGACGCGGCAACCTGGTGGAAAAGATGCGCCGCTTCATTGCCATCTACGACAAGACGCTTAAAGACCAGATTACGAACATTGCGCGTATCGATCTGCGCTACGCCAACGGCCTCGCTGTTGGCTGGCGGGAACCAGTAGCGCCGACGACAGCCCAACCCGCTGTCGCAAAGAATTAA